A genomic segment from Ramlibacter agri encodes:
- a CDS encoding response regulator transcription factor → MNTAPVETRASTQAGASRPTVHVVDDEATVRTALCRLLASEGGFSIHAHDCADSLLQALGDDPSPGCILLDIGLPGLDGLAVQRMLADSAWAKPIIFLTGCADVPMCASAMRAGAVDFLTKPVDADILFDAVSRAIARDMTSRSARAEQESTQSRLDSLTPREREVLTHVMAGRLNKQIAADLGTAEKTVKVHRARGMEKMRVRSVAELVRMVERARFAGALG, encoded by the coding sequence ATGAACACGGCTCCTGTGGAAACCAGGGCGAGCACCCAGGCGGGCGCCAGCCGCCCGACGGTGCACGTGGTGGATGACGAAGCCACCGTGCGTACGGCCCTGTGCCGCCTGCTCGCGTCCGAGGGCGGCTTTTCGATCCATGCGCACGATTGCGCCGACAGCCTGCTGCAGGCGCTGGGGGACGACCCGTCGCCCGGCTGCATCCTGCTGGATATCGGCCTGCCTGGCCTCGACGGCCTGGCCGTGCAGCGCATGCTGGCCGACAGCGCGTGGGCGAAGCCGATCATCTTCCTCACCGGTTGCGCCGACGTGCCCATGTGCGCCAGCGCGATGCGGGCCGGGGCGGTCGACTTCCTCACCAAGCCGGTCGACGCGGACATCCTGTTCGACGCCGTCAGTCGTGCCATCGCGCGGGACATGACCTCCCGTTCCGCGCGCGCGGAACAGGAGTCCACGCAGTCGCGGTTGGACAGCCTGACGCCGCGCGAACGCGAAGTGCTCACGCACGTCATGGCCGGCCGCCTGAACAAGCAGATCGCCGCCGACCTGGGCACGGCCGAAAAGACCGTCAAGGTCCATCGCGCCCGCGGCATGGAGAAGATGCGCGTGCGCTCCGTCGCCGAACTCGTGCGCATGGTGGAACGCGCGCGCTTCGCCGGCGCACTGGGCTAG
- a CDS encoding response regulator transcription factor, whose product MDTEASLVAIVDDEESVRKALGRLVRSAGYEAAVFSSGSDFLQSLQLRLPRCVVLDLRMPRVTGFDVQQGIMRAGAGVPVIIITGDDTTDSRERALRDGARAYLRKPVDDAMLLEAIQGAVRFGAP is encoded by the coding sequence ATGGACACCGAAGCTTCGCTCGTGGCAATCGTCGACGACGAGGAGTCCGTGCGCAAGGCGTTGGGCCGCCTGGTGCGCTCGGCGGGCTACGAGGCCGCGGTGTTTTCTTCCGGCTCGGACTTCCTGCAGTCGCTGCAATTGCGCTTGCCTCGCTGCGTGGTGCTGGACTTGCGCATGCCGCGGGTGACCGGCTTCGACGTGCAGCAGGGCATCATGCGCGCGGGCGCCGGCGTGCCCGTCATCATCATCACGGGCGACGACACCACCGACAGCCGCGAGCGCGCGCTGCGCGACGGCGCCCGGGCCTACCTGCGCAAGCCCGTCGACGACGCGATGCTGCTGGAGGCGATCCAGGGAGCAGTGCGCTTCGGCGCGCCATGA
- the hppD gene encoding 4-hydroxyphenylpyruvate dioxygenase has product MADLFDNPMGLCGFEFVEFASPVPNVLEPLFEKMGFQLVARHRSKDVLLYRQGDINFIVNREPKSFAGYFAAEHGPSACALAFRVKDSHQAYSRALELGAQPVDIPTGPMELRLPAIKGIGGAPLYLIDRFEDGKSIYDIDFEWMPGVERHPRGVGLKVVDHLTHNVYRGRMAHWAAFYEKLFNFREIRYFDIKGEYTGLTSKAMTAPDGLIRIPLNEESGKTSGQIEEFLMKFSGEGIQHVALLTDNLLETVDALQMAGVPLMTAPNDIYYEMLEERLPGHGQPVPQLQARGILLDGDTSNGQARLLLQIFSETMLGPVFFEFIQRAGDDGFGNGNFKALFESLERDQIRRGVLQVDKA; this is encoded by the coding sequence ATGGCTGATCTGTTCGACAACCCCATGGGCCTTTGCGGATTCGAGTTCGTCGAGTTCGCCTCCCCCGTCCCCAACGTGCTGGAGCCCCTCTTCGAGAAGATGGGCTTCCAGCTCGTGGCCAGGCACCGCTCCAAGGACGTGCTGCTGTACCGCCAGGGCGACATCAACTTCATCGTCAATCGCGAGCCCAAAAGCTTCGCCGGCTACTTCGCCGCGGAGCACGGCCCGTCCGCGTGCGCGCTCGCTTTCCGCGTGAAGGATTCGCACCAGGCGTACAGCCGCGCGCTGGAACTCGGCGCGCAGCCGGTCGACATTCCCACCGGCCCGATGGAACTGCGCCTGCCCGCGATCAAGGGCATCGGCGGCGCGCCGCTGTACCTGATCGACCGCTTCGAGGACGGCAAGTCCATCTACGACATCGACTTCGAGTGGATGCCCGGCGTGGAGCGCCATCCCCGGGGCGTGGGCCTGAAGGTGGTGGACCACCTCACGCACAACGTCTACCGCGGCCGCATGGCGCACTGGGCGGCCTTCTACGAGAAGCTGTTCAACTTCCGCGAGATCCGCTACTTCGACATCAAGGGCGAGTACACCGGCCTCACGTCGAAGGCGATGACGGCGCCCGATGGCCTGATCCGCATCCCGCTGAACGAAGAGTCGGGCAAGACCTCGGGCCAGATCGAGGAGTTCCTGATGAAGTTCAGCGGCGAAGGCATCCAGCACGTCGCGCTGCTGACGGACAACCTGCTCGAGACGGTGGACGCCTTGCAGATGGCGGGCGTGCCGCTGATGACGGCGCCCAACGACATCTACTACGAGATGCTCGAAGAGCGCCTGCCGGGCCACGGCCAGCCGGTGCCGCAGTTGCAGGCGCGCGGCATCCTGCTCGATGGCGACACCAGCAACGGGCAGGCGCGCCTGCTGCTGCAGATCTTCAGCGAGACCATGCTGGGCCCGGTGTTCTTCGAGTTCATCCAGCGCGCCGGCGACGACGGCTTCGGCAACGGCAACTTCAAGGCGCTGTTCGAATCGCTGGAACGCGACCAGATCCGCCGCGGCGTGTTGCAGGTCGACAAGGCCTGA
- a CDS encoding gamma carbonic anhydrase family protein: MTQYSISGKKPQVAATAFVPREATLVGEVIVGERASFWFGAVARGDNEPIKVGDGSNVQEGAVLHADPGYPLTLGENVTVGHQAMLHGCTIGNGSLVGIQAVILNGAVIGAESLVGAGALVTERKEFPPRSMILGSPAKVVRQLSDEEVAGLKRVAENYAKRSATFKEELKALD, from the coding sequence ATGACGCAATACAGCATCTCCGGCAAGAAGCCCCAGGTCGCGGCCACCGCCTTCGTCCCGCGCGAAGCCACCCTCGTCGGCGAGGTCATCGTCGGCGAGCGCGCCAGCTTCTGGTTCGGCGCGGTCGCGCGCGGCGACAACGAACCGATCAAGGTGGGCGACGGCAGCAACGTGCAGGAAGGCGCGGTGCTGCATGCCGACCCCGGCTACCCGCTCACGCTGGGCGAGAACGTCACGGTGGGCCACCAGGCCATGCTGCACGGCTGCACCATCGGCAATGGCTCGCTGGTCGGCATCCAGGCCGTCATCCTCAACGGCGCCGTCATCGGCGCGGAAAGCCTGGTGGGCGCCGGCGCGCTGGTCACCGAGCGCAAGGAATTCCCCCCGCGCTCCATGATCCTCGGCTCCCCGGCCAAGGTGGTGCGCCAGCTCAGCGACGAGGAAGTCGCGGGGCTGAAACGCGTGGCGGAAAACTATGCAAAACGCTCGGCCACCTTCAAAGAGGAACTGAAGGCGTTAGACTAG
- a CDS encoding MFS transporter — protein sequence MPRQQTPYEFKPHERPSLPGSPATPEHPMGRRIAYFVIGVVMGLAAGFFNGLLVANMQLVQGAFGMTAVEANWLNVAYSISNVCASLLLIKFRQRFGVGALARLTLPAFALICFAQLFLHSYSLELLLRAVSGAVGSALTSFCMFYIMQSLPAKSRLGGMVLGIGITQLALPLARVLSPLLLASGNIQHLFLFELGMALLAIGCAALLPLPPADTVKAFEPLDGLTFLLMAPGIALLCAVLAQGRTVWWTTPWLGYALAGAVLLIGAAHIVEHNRANPLLNIRWMASGEIVGFALLAASMRILLSEQNFGSAGLLLLLGMGTDQLVTLYLIVSAATLAALVASLLTLNPQDLLRPIIISCGLIALGAWMDSTASNLTRPAQLYASQTMIAFAAMYFVGPLMMSGMLRAYAKGASHIVTFTAMFNIAQTVGGLAGTAALGTLQVVRERFHSNELVQNILATDPQVAARLDALSATYGRVLADPVLRRAEGAALLGQQVTREANILAYNDVFQAIAVLATFVFVGLGMRWVYNRIHGINPLAEDLATLARMRSSNTNG from the coding sequence GTGCCTCGTCAGCAGACGCCCTACGAGTTCAAGCCGCACGAGCGGCCCTCGCTGCCTGGATCGCCGGCCACGCCCGAGCATCCGATGGGGCGGCGCATCGCCTACTTCGTCATCGGCGTGGTGATGGGCCTGGCGGCCGGCTTCTTCAACGGCCTGCTGGTCGCCAACATGCAGCTGGTGCAGGGCGCGTTCGGCATGACCGCGGTGGAGGCCAACTGGCTCAACGTGGCCTATTCGATCTCGAACGTCTGCGCGAGCCTGCTGCTGATCAAGTTCCGCCAGCGCTTCGGGGTCGGCGCTCTGGCGCGCCTGACGCTGCCCGCCTTCGCGCTGATCTGCTTCGCCCAGCTGTTCCTCCACAGCTATTCGCTGGAGCTCTTGCTGCGCGCCGTGTCGGGCGCGGTGGGCTCGGCCCTCACCAGCTTCTGCATGTTCTACATCATGCAGTCGCTGCCGGCGAAGTCGCGCCTGGGCGGCATGGTGCTGGGCATCGGCATCACGCAGCTGGCGCTGCCGCTCGCACGCGTGCTCTCGCCGCTGCTGCTGGCGTCCGGCAACATCCAGCACCTGTTCCTGTTCGAACTCGGCATGGCCTTGCTGGCCATCGGTTGTGCCGCGCTGCTGCCGCTGCCGCCCGCCGACACCGTCAAGGCCTTCGAGCCGCTGGACGGGCTGACCTTCCTGCTGATGGCGCCCGGCATCGCGCTGCTGTGCGCCGTGCTGGCGCAGGGCCGCACCGTGTGGTGGACCACGCCGTGGCTCGGCTATGCGCTGGCCGGCGCCGTGCTGCTGATAGGCGCGGCGCACATCGTGGAGCACAACCGCGCCAACCCGCTGCTGAACATCCGCTGGATGGCCAGCGGCGAGATCGTCGGCTTCGCGCTGCTGGCGGCCTCCATGCGCATCCTGCTGTCGGAGCAGAACTTCGGCTCGGCCGGCCTGCTGCTGTTGCTGGGCATGGGCACCGACCAGCTCGTCACCCTCTACCTGATCGTCAGCGCGGCGACGCTGGCGGCGCTGGTCGCGAGCCTGCTCACGCTGAACCCGCAGGACCTGCTGCGGCCCATCATCATCTCCTGCGGCCTGATCGCGCTGGGCGCGTGGATGGACAGCACCGCCAGCAACCTCACGCGGCCGGCGCAGCTGTATGCGAGCCAGACGATGATCGCGTTCGCCGCGATGTATTTCGTCGGGCCGCTGATGATGTCCGGCATGCTGCGCGCCTATGCCAAGGGCGCGAGCCACATCGTCACCTTCACCGCGATGTTCAACATCGCGCAGACGGTGGGCGGCCTGGCCGGCACCGCCGCCCTGGGCACGCTGCAGGTCGTGCGCGAGCGCTTCCATTCCAACGAGCTGGTGCAGAACATCCTGGCGACGGACCCGCAGGTCGCGGCCCGCCTCGATGCGCTGTCCGCCACTTACGGCCGCGTGCTGGCGGACCCGGTGCTGCGCCGCGCCGAGGGCGCCGCGCTGCTGGGGCAGCAGGTCACGCGCGAGGCCAACATCCTGGCCTACAACGACGTGTTCCAGGCCATCGCGGTGCTGGCGACCTTCGTGTTCGTGGGCCTCGGCATGCGCTGGGTCTACAACCGGATCCATGGCATCAACCCGCTGGCGGAAGACCTGGCGACCTTGGCGCGGATGAGGAGCTCGAACACAAATGGGTGA
- a CDS encoding HlyD family secretion protein — MGERPNERMEDPLEVEEPPLVEAAPPPASAPAGEAPKEAPRGWAPPRRGLLGTLLFAALAVAGALIALYAWELPPFATSTQVTDNAYVRGQTTVISPQVSGYVTQVLVQDYQGVASGQMLVKIDDRIYAQRVEQAKAALATQQAALANWAQTQRSSAAQAESQAAAIASADAQVVRARADLTRVEELAEQRSVSLRERDQAIATLRQAEAALRQAQAQHTVAQEQVRTVTVNRGGLEAGVESAQAALKLAEIDLANTVIQAPRDGTVSDVGVRLGQYVTAGSQLMFLVPEVVYVIANFKEGQTARMQPGQPATVQVDALGGQKLHGHVARMAPAAGQEFAIIKSDNATGNFVKVPQRISVRVEFDPGQPLVARLRPGMSVEVRVDTGPR; from the coding sequence ATGGGTGAACGGCCGAACGAACGCATGGAGGATCCGCTGGAGGTCGAGGAGCCGCCGCTGGTGGAGGCCGCGCCGCCGCCCGCGAGCGCACCGGCCGGCGAAGCGCCCAAGGAGGCGCCGCGCGGCTGGGCGCCACCGCGGCGCGGCCTGCTGGGCACGCTGCTGTTCGCGGCCCTGGCCGTCGCCGGCGCCTTGATCGCGCTCTACGCGTGGGAGCTGCCGCCCTTCGCCACCAGCACGCAGGTCACCGACAACGCCTACGTGCGCGGGCAGACCACGGTGATCAGCCCGCAGGTGAGCGGCTACGTCACGCAGGTGCTGGTGCAGGACTACCAGGGCGTGGCGAGCGGCCAGATGCTGGTGAAGATCGACGACCGCATCTATGCGCAGCGGGTCGAGCAGGCGAAGGCGGCCCTGGCGACGCAGCAGGCCGCGCTGGCGAACTGGGCGCAGACGCAGCGCTCCAGCGCGGCGCAGGCGGAGTCGCAGGCCGCGGCCATCGCCAGCGCGGATGCGCAGGTGGTGCGCGCCCGCGCGGACCTGACGCGGGTGGAGGAACTCGCCGAGCAGCGCTCGGTGTCGCTGCGCGAACGCGACCAGGCCATCGCCACCTTGCGGCAGGCCGAGGCGGCGCTGCGGCAGGCGCAGGCGCAGCACACCGTGGCGCAGGAGCAGGTGCGCACGGTCACCGTCAACCGCGGCGGGCTGGAGGCCGGCGTGGAAAGCGCGCAGGCGGCGCTGAAGCTGGCCGAGATCGACCTTGCGAACACCGTGATCCAGGCGCCGCGCGATGGCACCGTCAGCGACGTCGGCGTGCGCCTGGGCCAGTACGTCACGGCCGGCAGCCAGCTGATGTTCCTGGTGCCGGAGGTCGTCTACGTCATCGCGAACTTCAAGGAGGGGCAGACCGCGCGCATGCAACCCGGGCAGCCGGCCACGGTGCAGGTGGACGCGTTGGGCGGCCAGAAGCTGCATGGCCACGTGGCGCGCATGGCGCCGGCTGCGGGCCAGGAGTTCGCCATCATCAAGTCGGACAACGCCACCGGCAACTTCGTCAAGGTGCCGCAGCGCATCAGCGTGCGGGTGGAGTTCGACCCCGGGCAGCCCCTGGTGGCACGGCTGCGCCCCGGCATGTCGGTCGAGGTGCGGGTGGACACGGGGCCGCGATGA
- a CDS encoding efflux transporter outer membrane subunit, which yields MKQPACLLAALLLAGCAHPPAQLQDPPLVISSAWRTPIGPEAPEALDWWRAFGDPVLTHWVDLALAQNYDVATAAARVAEARGTEVVARAALLPTLDFSLPVSRARALNAFGVASDAATFTPVFQAAYEVDLFGRIREQVSAASASTEAAVVGREAAALAVAAATASGYITLRALDAKLRILQDTVDQRGEAVRLARGRAEVGYTSDLEWKQAQAELESIAQQVPPAQLAIERQEHSLALLTGQAPADIARGLEVTELKPPAIPDGLPSDLLRRRPDIVQAEWTLASADANLAVARAQFLPSVRLTGSFGDVFVSTLNYNPIRIWSLGASVLAPIFEGGRLEGQFAAADARRLQAVLAYQRTVLTALREVEDSLSTVARAREQRVRVQAQRTVLDDVVRHARNRYVAGYSSFFDLLDAQRNVLNADLAEVQTVADELNGLVALSQAMGGGWESTPPQK from the coding sequence ATGAAGCAGCCGGCCTGCCTGCTTGCCGCGCTGCTGCTGGCCGGCTGCGCGCATCCGCCGGCGCAGCTGCAGGATCCGCCGCTGGTCATCTCCTCCGCCTGGCGCACGCCCATCGGCCCGGAGGCGCCGGAGGCCCTGGACTGGTGGCGCGCTTTCGGCGACCCCGTGCTGACGCACTGGGTGGACCTGGCGCTGGCGCAGAACTACGACGTGGCGACGGCCGCCGCGCGCGTGGCGGAGGCGCGCGGCACCGAGGTGGTCGCGCGCGCGGCGCTGTTGCCGACGCTGGACTTCTCCTTGCCGGTCTCGCGTGCGCGCGCCCTCAACGCCTTCGGCGTGGCCAGCGACGCCGCCACCTTCACGCCCGTGTTCCAGGCCGCCTACGAGGTGGACCTGTTCGGCCGCATCCGCGAACAGGTGTCGGCCGCCTCCGCGAGCACCGAGGCCGCAGTCGTGGGCCGCGAAGCGGCGGCATTGGCCGTGGCCGCGGCCACGGCCAGCGGCTACATCACCTTGCGCGCGCTCGACGCGAAGCTGCGCATCCTGCAGGACACCGTGGACCAGCGCGGCGAAGCCGTGCGGCTGGCGCGCGGCCGCGCCGAAGTGGGCTACACCTCCGACCTGGAATGGAAGCAGGCGCAGGCCGAACTCGAAAGCATCGCGCAACAGGTGCCGCCCGCGCAGCTGGCGATCGAGCGGCAGGAGCATTCGCTGGCGCTGCTGACCGGGCAGGCGCCGGCCGATATCGCGCGCGGGCTGGAGGTGACGGAGCTGAAGCCGCCCGCTATCCCCGACGGCCTGCCTTCGGACCTGCTGCGCCGCCGCCCCGACATCGTGCAGGCCGAATGGACGCTGGCGTCCGCGGACGCCAACCTCGCCGTCGCGCGGGCGCAGTTCCTGCCCAGCGTGCGGCTGACCGGCAGTTTCGGCGACGTGTTCGTCTCCACGCTGAACTACAACCCGATCCGCATCTGGTCGCTGGGCGCGAGCGTGCTGGCGCCGATCTTCGAAGGGGGCCGGCTGGAAGGGCAGTTCGCCGCGGCGGACGCCCGCCGGCTGCAGGCCGTGCTGGCCTACCAGCGCACCGTGCTCACCGCGTTGCGCGAAGTGGAGGACAGCCTGAGCACCGTGGCGCGCGCGCGCGAGCAGCGGGTGCGCGTGCAGGCCCAGCGCACGGTGCTGGACGACGTGGTGCGGCACGCGCGCAACCGCTACGTCGCCGGCTACTCCTCGTTTTTCGACCTGCTGGATGCCCAGCGCAATGTCCTGAACGCCGACCTGGCCGAAGTGCAGACGGTGGCGGACGAACTGAATGGCCTTGTCGCACTGAGCCAGGCAATGGGCGGAGGATGGGAGTCGACTCCGCCGCAAAAATGA
- a CDS encoding DUF2138 family protein: protein MIGGRKLAAWVVGVLAGAGVLIGVALYWRGGFQGPVASLGIDLARPDVLIQSRQLSALPRELVALPGLRDVLTQDFVQYYEEHPDRLTLEGTLRRLAFEHGLTWRDRLVATLLDAPAQLALWSDGKGRLAYAALLLDENAAAQALEQIGKVALPDSQLTRAGSIAVGGKDSTVYALKLRADSTLLFVSSGKRLLVLTHPGMLLDANRALASGAAAAAGALLGSRPEDAWRHDFALAELPPQARHAITAKAAWLSFGYQHFFPAVQALRFELAGSRWSLSLAATPQAWKEWPAQATAAWSVLPGGAAFCAALPVSWDQAAAPLDAAALAHDLQAGAGACWYPGNGLYAPVLALRFQPGTGASHDEAVAGLLARMLAKPKDGAVDVAQKAVAGGGKLWTADVANERGYLGSGEQRAHRIAVLRLGDTVLASVDHRAIEQALAVAEHRYPALADDYPGSPLLVAGLPALGEMLQAESLRLTQDTPAFRQVVQRQLKPRLDALAAGGKLAFRPDPDNAGSSRGDWLWKPLVLGAARSN, encoded by the coding sequence ATGATTGGCGGGAGGAAGCTGGCGGCCTGGGTGGTCGGCGTGCTGGCAGGTGCTGGCGTGCTGATTGGAGTCGCGTTGTACTGGCGCGGTGGTTTCCAGGGTCCTGTTGCGTCGCTGGGCATCGACCTCGCGCGGCCCGACGTCCTGATCCAGTCCCGCCAGCTTTCGGCTTTGCCGCGCGAGCTGGTCGCTCTCCCCGGCCTGCGCGACGTCCTCACGCAGGACTTCGTCCAGTACTACGAGGAACATCCGGACCGCCTCACTCTCGAGGGCACGCTGCGGCGCCTGGCCTTCGAGCACGGCCTCACCTGGCGCGACCGGCTGGTCGCCACCTTGCTGGACGCGCCGGCGCAGCTCGCCCTGTGGAGCGATGGCAAGGGCCGGCTCGCCTACGCGGCGCTGCTGCTCGATGAGAACGCCGCGGCGCAGGCGCTGGAGCAGATCGGCAAGGTGGCCCTTCCGGACAGCCAGCTGACGCGTGCCGGTTCCATCGCGGTGGGCGGCAAGGACAGCACGGTCTACGCCTTGAAGCTGCGGGCCGACAGCACGCTGCTGTTCGTATCGTCCGGCAAGCGCCTGCTGGTGCTGACGCATCCAGGCATGCTGCTCGATGCGAATCGGGCGCTGGCTTCCGGCGCTGCCGCGGCCGCCGGCGCCTTGCTGGGCTCCCGGCCCGAAGATGCCTGGCGCCACGACTTCGCCCTGGCCGAACTGCCGCCGCAAGCGCGGCATGCGATCACCGCCAAGGCCGCCTGGTTGTCCTTCGGCTACCAGCACTTCTTCCCGGCCGTGCAGGCCTTGCGCTTCGAGCTCGCGGGCTCACGCTGGTCCCTGTCGCTTGCCGCGACGCCGCAGGCCTGGAAGGAATGGCCCGCGCAGGCCACGGCGGCCTGGAGCGTATTGCCCGGTGGCGCCGCGTTCTGCGCGGCCCTGCCAGTCAGCTGGGACCAGGCCGCCGCGCCTCTCGATGCGGCGGCGCTCGCGCACGACCTGCAGGCCGGCGCCGGCGCCTGCTGGTACCCGGGCAACGGCCTCTACGCGCCGGTGCTGGCCCTGCGCTTCCAGCCCGGGACCGGCGCCAGCCACGACGAAGCGGTGGCCGGCCTGTTGGCCAGGATGCTGGCGAAGCCCAAGGATGGCGCCGTCGACGTGGCGCAGAAAGCGGTGGCTGGCGGCGGCAAGCTGTGGACCGCGGACGTGGCCAACGAGCGCGGCTACCTCGGCTCCGGCGAGCAGCGCGCGCATCGCATCGCGGTGCTGCGGCTCGGCGACACCGTACTGGCGTCGGTCGACCATCGCGCGATCGAGCAGGCGCTGGCCGTCGCGGAGCATCGCTATCCCGCCCTGGCCGACGACTACCCCGGCAGCCCCTTGCTGGTGGCGGGTTTGCCTGCGCTCGGCGAGATGCTGCAGGCCGAAAGCCTGCGCCTGACGCAGGACACGCCGGCGTTCCGGCAGGTCGTGCAGCGGCAACTGAAACCGCGCCTGGACGCGCTGGCCGCCGGCGGCAAGCTGGCCTTCCGGCCCGACCCGGACAACGCCGGCAGCAGCCGCGGCGACTGGCTCTGGAAGCCGCTGGTCCTGGGCGCGGCGCGGTCGAACTGA
- a CDS encoding DUF1175 family protein has product MQTRLESTRRAMLAAGLAWGACRAAQAAVSKGQGSADAQAAAPRPLGPADAQAFRAWFCAILEETVRRGPSPRWVHRDCAGLVRFAAREALLPHEARWLASMGWPQDRPLPPDVELGPADAQALTRWTLPDGARSDFAGALALVQGNTRPVGKDGARVLPGDLLFFDQGADQHLMAWTGRRIIYHTGAEPTPADSGLRSTTLGALLRHPDTRWRPEAGNPNFAGWFRFRFLA; this is encoded by the coding sequence ATGCAGACTCGCCTCGAATCGACGCGGCGCGCGATGCTGGCCGCGGGCCTGGCGTGGGGCGCCTGCCGCGCGGCGCAGGCCGCGGTGTCCAAGGGACAGGGCTCGGCCGACGCACAGGCCGCGGCACCCAGGCCGCTGGGCCCCGCCGATGCGCAGGCCTTCCGGGCGTGGTTCTGCGCCATCCTGGAGGAGACCGTCAGGCGCGGCCCCAGCCCGCGCTGGGTGCATCGAGACTGCGCCGGCCTGGTGCGCTTCGCGGCCCGCGAGGCCCTGCTGCCGCACGAAGCGCGTTGGCTGGCCAGCATGGGCTGGCCCCAGGACCGCCCCCTGCCGCCCGACGTCGAACTGGGCCCGGCCGACGCCCAGGCGCTCACACGATGGACGCTGCCCGATGGCGCGCGCTCCGATTTCGCCGGCGCGCTGGCGCTGGTGCAGGGCAACACGCGCCCGGTCGGCAAGGACGGCGCGCGCGTGTTGCCGGGCGACCTGCTGTTCTTCGACCAGGGCGCCGACCAGCACCTGATGGCGTGGACCGGCCGCCGCATCATTTACCACACGGGCGCCGAACCGACGCCTGCCGACAGCGGCTTGCGCAGCACCACGCTCGGCGCCTTGCTGCGCCACCCCGACACGCGCTGGCGTCCCGAAGCCGGCAACCCCAATTTCGCCGGCTGGTTCCGGTTCCGGTTCCTCGCATGA